From Aegilops tauschii subsp. strangulata cultivar AL8/78 chromosome 5, Aet v6.0, whole genome shotgun sequence:
ATTTGCTTAAAGTGCTTGAAGATATTACTCCAAAATCCTCAGCCACACCCTCACAAtccagtgttggggaacgtagcaataattcaaaattttcctacgtgtcaccaagatcaatctaggagatgatagcaacaagagagagggagtgcatcttcatacccttgaagatcgctaagcggaagcgttacaagaacgcggttgatggagtcgtactcgcagcgattcaaatcgcggaagatccaatctagcgccgaacggacggcgcctccgcgttcaacacacgtacagcccgtggacgtctcctccttcttgatccagcaaggggagaggagaagttgagggagaactccagcagcacgacggcgtggtggcaatggagctcgtggttctccggcagagcttcactaagcactacgaaggaggaggaggtgtatgaggagggagggctgcgccagggaagaggtgcggctgccctcccacccctccactatatataggggcaaggggagagggggaggcgccctagggtttcccctaggaggcggcggccaagcagattggatctccctagggaaaatcctagggagacttgccccccaagccaagcaggtggaggcttgcctcccaagccaggtggaggcgccccacctccccaagtaacgtgggaaagggtgtggggggcgcaccaccccttagtgggctggtttgccccttcccctttggcccatgaggccctccaacacttgccggggctcccgaaacacctttcagtcatgctggccatagcctggtacccccggaacacttccggactccaatacccttcgtccaatatatcgatcttcaccgccggaccattctggagctcctcgtgatgtccgggatctcatccgggactccgaacaaccttcggtaaccacatactatttcccataacaactctagcgtcaccgaaccttaagtgtgtagaccctacgggttcgggaaccatgcagacatgaccgagacacctctccagccaataaccaatagcgggatctggatacccatattggctcccacatgttccacgatgatctcatcggatgaaccacgatgtcggggattcaatcaatcccgtatacaattccctttgtcaatcggtatgttacttgcccgagattcgatcgtcggtatcccaatacctcgttcaatctcgttaccggcaagtcactttactcgttccgtaatgcatgatcccgtgactaactacttagtcacattgagctcattatgatgatgcattaccgagtgggcccagagatacctctccgtcatacggagtgacaaatcccagtctcgattcgtaccaacccaacagacactttcggagatacctgtagtgtacctttatagccacccagttacgttgtgacgtttggtacacccaaagcattcctacggtatccgggagttgcacaatctcatggtctaagaaaatgatacttgacattagaaaagctcttagcaaacgaactacacgatcttgtgctatgcttagaattgggtcttgtccatcacatcattctcctaatgatgtgatcccgttatcaatggcatccaatgtccatggtcaggaaaccataaccatctatcgatcaacgagctagtcaactagaggcttactagggacatgttgtggtctatgtattcacacatgtattacggtttccagttaatacaattatagcatgaacaatagacaattatcatgaacaaggaaatacaataataaacattttattattgcctctagggcatatttccaacagtctcccacttgcactagagtcaataatctagttctcatcactatgtgattgtaatgaatccaacacccatggggtttgttcatatcttgcttgtgagagaggttattagtcaacgggtctgaaccttccagatccgtgtgtgctttacaaatctctatgtcatcttgtagatgcagctaccacgcgctacttggagctattccaaataactgctctactatacgaatccggtttactactcagagtcatccggattagtgtcaaagtttgtatcgacgtaaccctttacgacgaattcttttaccacctccataatcgagaaaattccttagtccactagttactaaggataagttcgaccgctgtcatgtgatccattcctggatcactattgtaccccttgactaactcatggcaaggcacacttcaggtgcggtacacagcatagcatactgtagagcctacgtctaaagcataggggacgaccttaatcctttctctctcttctgccgtggtcaggtcttgagtcttactcaatactcacaccttgtaacacagccaagaactccttctttgctgatctattttgaactccttcaaaatcttgtcacggtatgtattcatttgaaagtactattaagcgtttttgatctatccttatagatcttgatgctcaatgttcaagtagcttaatccaggttttccattgaaaaacacttttcaaataatcctgtatgctttccagaaattctacatcatttctgatcaacaatatgtcaacaacatatacttatctgaaattctatagtgctcccactcacttctttggaatacaagtttctcataaactttgtaaaaacccaaaatctttgatcatctcatcaaagcgtacattccaactccgagatgcttactccaatccttagaaggattgctggagctttgcatacttgttagcatctttcaggattgacaaaaccttctggttgtatcacatacaacctttcctcaagaaaatcgtcgaggaaacaatgttttgacatcctatctgtaagatttcataaataatgcagtaactgctaatataattccaacagactcttagcatcgctacgagtgagagtgtctcatcgcagtcaactccttgaacttgccggaaaacatcttaacgacaagtcgagctttcttaatggtgacacttaccatcattgtctgtcttccttttaaaatccatctgcacccaacagccttacgactatcaagtagttcttccaaagtctacactttgttttatacatggatcctctctcggattttatggcctcgagccattcgtcggaatccgggcccatcatcgcttctccatagctcgtaggttcattgttgtctagcaacatgacttccaagacaggattacgtaccactctgaagtagcatgcatccttgtcgtcctacgaggtttggtagtgacttgatccgaagtttcatgatcactatcataagcttccacttcaattggtgtaggtgccacaggaacaacttcctgtgccctgctacacactagttgaagtcatggttcaataacctcatcaagcctccaccatcctcccactcaattctttcgagagaaacttttcctcgagaaaggacccgtttctagaaacaatcacttttgcttccagatctgaaataggaggtatacccaactgttttgggtattctatgaagatgcatttatccgctttggattcgagcttattagcctgaaacttttttcacataagcgtcgtagccccaaatttttaagaaacgacagcttaggtttctctaaaccatagttcatacggtgtcgtctcaacggaattgcgtggtgccctatttaaagtgaatgcggttgtctctaatgcctaacccataaacgatagtgtaattcgataagagacatcatggtactACCGTGAGAGAGTGATTGAGTGCCGAGAAGACTAtcttttgaagcacaagagcaaggatttCATCATTAACAACAACATATATTACCTTTGAAGAGTGGTGTTTTCTatattggttaggtgtcacttgggagcttCCAAATCATGTGGacttgaaccaaggagtttgtaagggtaaggagatcgcctacttcatgaagatctactccgagtgaggctagtccttcgtgggcggtagccatgatggaatagacaaggttgcttcttcatggaccctttgtgggtggagccctccatggactcacGCAGTCGTTACCctccgtgggttgaagtctccatcaatgtggatatATGATAGcgccacctatcggaaccacgcaaAAAATCTCTGGGTCTTTATTCCGTTTGATCTTCCTATCTCTACCTTCCTTTGCTTTCTTGCACTTGCATGTTGTTTTTATCCCTTGCCTATACTCTAATAGCACCTTCAATAGAAGATGTAGATGTAAAAATAACTAACTTTTGCATCTCCAGGCCCAAAAAATCTTCTCTAACAGATGATGTAgatgcaaaaagaattacatcttTGCCTCCTGGAGATGTAAACTATAACACCTAGCAGTGCAATTTGCACATCCACCTTTAGGAGATGTAAAAACGCAACCGCCCGCCAACGGCCGTTCACTTCATTCCGCGTGACCGCTCGCCGCCGGCCGAATTCGCCCAAATTCGCGGCCGCCCGCCCCCTCCGGTACCCCATCGCCGGTTTCgaccgccggccgccgccgcacGCCATGAATTGGGTGTTTTTTCGCTGTCGCTCGATTCCACCGTCGCCGCCACCCCGCCTGCATCACCGGCTGCATCCCCCGCACCGCCGCCGCTCGATTCCACCACCACCGCCGTCCCGCGGCCCTACACTCCCGTCGCCCGCTCGATCTGGCCGCAGCCCGCACCGCCGCCCGCCAcccagcccgcaacccctcctgcagccctgccccgccgccgctcgattccaccaccaccgccgcctcgcAGCCCTGCACTCCCGTCGCCGCTTGATCCGGCCGCAGCCCCGCACCGCCGCCGTCACCCCGCCGCCGCGTGAGCACTAGTTGAAGTACAATTTTACATCTTCATTTGCATTATCTGTTGGAATCTCCGTTTTGCATCATTTGTTGGAGTTGACAATTTTTTGGAGATGCAGAAAGCACGTTTTGAAGATGTAAATTTTTACATCTCCAAATTTGCATCTTCTATTTGAGATGCTCTAAATATGCATGTGTAGATTGTATTGGTTGTCATTTAAGTTGTGCTAAAAATCTGTCTAAACTCTAAGCGAATTAAAAACTGCACCTTTGCCTTGTTTAGTGTCTAccccccctccccctctttaGACCCCTCTTCTCGATCTCTCAACATGCTATCGCGAAAAGCAAAAACTAAGAAACCGAAGCGAACACAGCCGTTCCTGCTGGATAGAGGCATAATAAGTTATACGAAGATCATTATTTTTTCTACTCTTTTTGGTGGGTTGCGCCGTTCTCCGGGTGTCCGTAGCAGAAAGGTCCGGGAGATAAACGAGCGGCGGGCGGGATGGGCCGGGAAGCGGTACTTGAGCCAGGGCCTCTGAATCTCGCGAAAACCCCTCTTTGGCTGCGCctgtggcctcctcccctcccctcctctccCCCACCCCTCGCCGCCTCGCGTGAGTCTGTGGCGGCTATCCTCgttgccctctcctcctccccttcccCACCCGCACCCGCACCCGCACCCTCCCCTAGGGTTTATCCACCCCTACCACCCGTGCTCGCTCCGGCCCACCCGACCTCcaatccgccgccgcccgcgttCCACCTCGCCGGGACGTCGCGTCCCCCGCCCCGTCCTCGACCTTGGCCGCCGGTCCTCGAGGTATGAGCTCCGCGGCCGTCCGGCGACGATTGCTTTGAACCCAGACCGGTTGACCGACGGCGCAGATTgtgggcgcgccgccgtgcccgcCCGGCGCACCGTCTAGccgtttcttttttcttttctctagGCGGCGGCCCTCGTCTGTTCCTATGTTCTAGTATTTGTCAGTACTGGTTCTAGTTGTGTGCTTATTTGAGGAGGGGACGTTTGCTGAAAAAAACCGCTGCTTGTGGTAATTGCAGCCTTCCGGGATGGTGTACGGATCTGCCAACGCCGGCAATGCGCAGGGCGCGGGGCTTCACGTGGGCATGCAGAAGCTGTCCCTGGAGGGGAAGAAGGATGCCGCCGGCGCCGACGCGGCCAAGGTAGCTCTTTTTACTCGGTGGCCGCCCTCGTTCGTTGCTCTGTTCTAGCTGCGTGTGTGTGGTTCTTGGAGGAGAGGTTGCTGAAAACTGCCGCCTTTGTAATTGCAGCCCTCCGGGATGCAGTATGGGTCTGCCAACACCGGCAATTCGCAGACCGTGGAGCCGCATGTGGACAGGTCGATAACGCCCCTGCTCCAGGAGGCCATGGATCCCAACTTTTTCTACCAGCCCAATGGATATCCCTCACCAGCCTACTACTACCCTAGCGGTACATGAGCCTCAGCTATTATTAGACAATGGCTAGGACTTGATTCATTTATTGTGAATCAGCTATTTTTGGATGAATTTGAGTCATTTCACTGACATGTTTCATTTCGGTATTGTTGCGAATCAGGTTATGATGGCTCGACCAATGAGTGGGACACCCGGTATGCTGGTCATGAAGGAATGGAAGTGCCCCAGGTGAGTTAACAACTTAACATTTGTATTGTTAGTCACAAGTGTGTAGTCATTGTTCTATGTAGTCATTGTTCTATGTAGTCTTAATAATCGCATGGTTTTCAAGGTGTCCGCCTTGGGTTAGGGATAAGGCGCTCTGGCAGCTGCTTGGAAATCGGCCCGCTTTTGGCGCTTAGTTGTCTGTCTTAGCGCTTAGGAGTCAGAGCAGGGGTAGAAAGCCTTTGGACGCCTTACCGCCTTAAAAACCATGGCAACAAGATTAATGTATTAGTATTAGATTATGGATTTTCCACCTGCGTTTGAAAGCTAGGAGTAAGCATTAAGATAAAACTGAAAACTGTGCCCATGTAGATGATGAATTTGGAATTTGGTGAATTGTTTTCTGATATGTAAGTTATGAAATTGACTAATATTTCTGTTGCATCAATGAAGCAGAGTGTGTATGGTGACATGTACCATGGATATGGTTATGCTCCCTATGGCCCGTATCCTTCAGGTTCTCCTGTCCCAACCGTTGGGCATGACGGGCAGTCATATGGCACACAGCAATATCAGTACCCTGGTCAGTATTATCAACAGCCGGCTCCAACCAATGCGATGCATGGTGTTAACAGTGCCAATCCTCAATCTGAGCTGCCTTCCGCTGCGGCTCACCAGGCACATGCTACGGTAGTTTCAGCAAAAGTAACTACCGGGACTGCTAGTGGGATTGCAAATGCTGCCAGTTCACTACCGCGCAAGCAAACTCACCACCATGTATCAGTGACCAACAGTGGTTCATATGGAAGAGGGCCCTCGCAAGGTGGACCTTCCGCTAGCAATTTTGGTCACACTGGTCACCGTTCTCCAGCTCAGTGGTATGATGGGCCGGTCTATTCTAATGGGCATCAGAGATCAATTGCTAGTTCCACATCTTATGGTTCTAATTCATCTTCAGCAAAAAATCAGAGTCACCGTCCAACAACAAACCTCATGGTATGTTCTGCAAGATATCCAATTTCTTTGTTATTGTGTTGCAGAGCTTTCCTTAGTCGTTGACCTGCTTAATTAATCCCAACATAATATGACTGGTTCTAAGTGTTTTGCATATCATTCGAGTATTAGATCCTATAATATGATATCTTGGTATTTGCTAACCTTACCGTACGAAGATAGAGGTAACAAAATGACCAGTTTTGCATGAGTTTTCATGATAGTCTGCAGTGTCCTTCATCAAAACTTAGCTGTGCTTTCTATCTGTTTCCAGGgtatgcatatgcatgggccttCATCTGGGATGGGTCTGACCTCTCCTAGTTATTCTAGTAGGATGTACCCTGATAGCAGATTGTATGGTCAGTATGGTCAGTACGGGAACACACTGAAAGCTGGACTTGGTTTTGGTTCTAATGTCTATAACTCGAGAAATAATGGACAGTGGGGAGTCGTGGATACCGTCAAATACAAGCCTAGAAACCGGGCAACTTTTGGGTTTGGCAGTGAGAATCAAGATGGCTTCACTGAGCTTAACAGAGGACCAAGATCTGGTGGATTCAGACACCAAAAACCATTTGGACCTACTGTCACTATTGCTGTGAAGGGGCAGGTCCTCCCTTCAGCTGGGAAACAAGATAATAGCGTTCTTCCAGATAAGAGTCAATTTAACCAGGAAGGCTTTTCTGCAACATACAAGGATGCAAAGTTCTTCGTTATCAAATCTTACAGCGAGGATGATGTGCACAAGAGTATCAAGTACAATGTGTGGGCAAGCACTCCTAATGGAAATAAGAAGCTGGATGCTGGATACCGAGAAGCTCAGGAGAAATCCAGTGAATGCCCGGTGTTCTTATTTTTCTCTGTAAGTATGTTGCTACTGTATTGTATCACCCTTTCCTCATATGGCATTTGTATTGACCTTGAGCCTGGCCTTTTAGGTGAACACAAGTGGTCAATTTGTTGGTGTTGCCGAAATGGTTGGTCCTGTTGACTTTGACAAGACGGTAGATTATTGGCAACAAGACAAGTGGAATGGCTGCTTTTCAATCAAGTGGCACATCGTGAAGGATATCCCCAACAACATTCTGAAGCATATTACGTTGGACAACAATGACAATAAGCCTGTGACAAACAGCCGTGACACACAAGAGGTACACTTTCTGAAAACTTCTGTCAATAACAAATTTTGGGTGGTGATTTCGTGAAGAGGACATGGTCCACCAGGGATAACGTTAATACTCTGTATATTCCTTTAGATAATGATGATGATGTAGCTTGCTTTTTTAAGGACAGAAATTTTAGATATGGTTTATCAGGTGCCTTCCCCAGTTAATTAGAACACACAGAAATTTGTTTCTCCATTATTGTCATGGCTATGCTAAAACTCAGGATGTGGACCGGTGTGTATATATGTGACTTAAGAATGTCCCTCGCGGCCTTGTTCGTATTTCTGTGCACATACACAGTTTTTTTGTTAATCGGTGCTGCAATGACTGACTATAGGAAATTGTTTTTTAACCATTCACAAATTGACCAAAATAACATTCAGATTCAGTAGGGTGTCATTGTATTTATGTAATGCATCCTTGGCAGTATGATTGATGTTTCCAGTAGTAGTAACCTCTAAACTTATTACTCAAAGCACTGGTCTGCTGTCTCCGTCATGCCGCAGGTTAAGCTTGAGCAAGGTCTTCAAATGCTCAAGATTTTCAAGGAACATGTCAGCAAGACCTCAATTTTGGATGACTTTGCATTTTACGAGAACCGACAGAAGTTGATGCAAGAAAAGAGAGCAAAGCAACAACCGCTTCAGGGGCAGGCAAGTGTTGTAACCATGCGCTCTGTTGACGATTTTAGTATTTCTTGAGTACCAGTTAGGGCAGCGTCGATATAGGTACTAATGCCTGCTTTTTTATTCACATTGTCCAGGGTGTTGATGAGAAGGAGAAGAGCGCAGTTAACGGGAATTCCGCTGCACAGAAGCAGACACCGAGCAAGGAGAGCACCACCCCTGCCGCCGGTGAAGAGCCGAACGCTTCCAAACCCACCACAGCTGAAAGCGGCGGCGCGAGTGCCAACTAGCGTGATATATTTCTTACGCTCGTTGCTGTAACATGCGGTAGTCCATTGCGCAAAACTCGGTCAGGCTTCGGAATATGCGCGGATCATACATGGGAAACTAAATTTAGGTCGTGTGACTTGGTTCTCATCGTTTAGGTCTCTTATATACTTGGTGACATCAGGTTCTTATATggcccctttcctattcctattttTGTTTCGGAGTCTTGTTGGTTCAGTAATTTCAGCTATTTGTTATTGTTTAGACTAAAGGAGCCGATTTTCGATACTTCTAGACAACATTTAAGGTACTAAGTTTTTATGAGTGTTGTAGTGCTGGAGAAAGTAATAAGAACAAAGAACTCCTGGTTTTTCTAGTCCCTTGATTTGTGTGTTGTTTGAGATTTTATGCCTGATCTCTGTTTCCTATGAGAATCTTTTGGTTATAGAGCATGTTGAATGCAGAATGCTCTACGCTGGACTACTGCCTGTCTGCTATTGCTCGCAGGAAGAACCCGCCTCCCAGAGGTTGGCCAGAAATTGGTTTGGACTCATTTGCTATTTGGCACTTGCCTAAGGCCCTTAGGCTGAGAGGGCTTGCCAGGTTTGATGGTTCGGGTTGAGGGGGGTGGGCTGCCGGCACCGGAGAAGGAAGGGCTTTGACGGTCTGGGGTTCGACGGTTTGAGGTTTTGGGTGGGCTTTCTTAAATTTGCGAAATGCAACGTTGAGCTTTTTTCTTTCTCGAGGGAGAAGATTGCACTGATACCGATTTCGGTTGCCCGCCATCACCCTGTTCTGCTCATCCAGCTCACTAGCACCTCGATTTCCAAATTCTTACATTCTCTACTCTCtcgaactaaaaccacgacaattgttttggaacggagggaaCCGAGCCACGGTTGATGAGGAAGAGAGATGCTAGACCGTGAGGATGTCTATTGATTGTGGTTGTGGCATGGTCCTGGTTCCTGAAGCAGGACACCACCGCGATGGTGATGTATAACACACAGCGGACGCATGATTGTACAGTTATTACTTGCATTATTAgcaagtacttcctccgtttctaaatataggtctttttagagatttcaacaagtgactatatacggagcaaaatgagtgaatctatcttctaaaatatgtctatatacatccatacgtggtagtccatttgaaacccctaaaaagacttatatttaggaacggagggagtacgtactGTTTTTTTGTCATCCTCTCTTTGTCGAATTCAGTCAACACTAATCAGAATCATCTTCTGAAAAGTACACATGGTAAATGTGTGGTTGAGCTCGTACAAATCTTTGGTTCTCTAGCTACCCCTTCTCATCGATGCTCCAGTCCAGGCCTACAGATGTACTCCGTATACGGTTGAGCTTGCGTCCTGGTCGTTGTACGGCGGCAGAGCAGACGAGGCATGGGCCACATGGGGCAACAGTACATTTTCTGCTTCAATGAGAGGGCAGGATGATATGTGATTGATTTCTTGAAGTCCTTTGCACAGACAGGGCAAAGTTAAATACTCCCTTCGGTCCGTATTAATTGTCGCTGGTTTAGTGTACAAAGTTAGTTGAATAGGAGGGAGTGGTATGATTTCCTTCTTGGTTTGCGTTCACTACCATGTGTACATTTTGGCCCCTTGATAAACGTCCGTTCGACCCGTTGTTTGGGATTCTCTTCGGCATCATCAGGTACTCCCTCCCTtcataaagaaatataagagtgttcaAATCACTATAAAACAGGCTTCTGCGTTCATTAGACATAAAAAGCCTACTGCATGCTACCCGCGGTTGATTCTCACAGCCTACAAGTTTGCACCATTGCATTCGGTCCGTCGTTGTTACTGTACTCCTTGCGGTTCAAGAACGACAGCGCCATTCTCGCTGCGCCTGCACACGTGTCCGTGTGTATCTTGGCACTGCTCAGTCAGTGCTTACGT
This genomic window contains:
- the LOC109755477 gene encoding YTH domain-containing protein ECT4 isoform X2; this encodes MGREAVLEPGPLNLAKTPLWLRLWPPPLPSSPPPLAASRESVAAILVALSSSPSPPAPAPAPSPRVYPPLPPVLAPAHPTSNPPPPAFHLAGTSRPPPRPRPWPPVLEPSGMVYGSANAGNAQGAGLHVGMQKLSLEGKKDAAGADAAKPSGMQYGSANTGNSQTVEPHVDRSITPLLQEAMDPNFFYQPNGYPSPAYYYPSGYDGSTNEWDTRYAGHEGMEVPQSVYGDMYHGYGYAPYGPYPSGSPVPTVGHDGQSYGTQQYQYPGQYYQQPAPTNAMHGVNSANPQSELPSAAAHQAHATVVSAKVTTGTASGIANAASSLPRKQTHHHVSVTNSGSYGRGPSQGGPSASNFGHTGHRSPAQWYDGPVYSNGHQRSIASSTSYGSNSSSAKNQSHRPTTNLMGMHMHGPSSGMGLTSPSYSSRMYPDSRLYGQYGQYGNTLKAGLGFGSNVYNSRNNGQWGVVDTVKYKPRNRATFGFGSENQDGFTELNRGPRSGGFRHQKPFGPTVTIAVKGQVLPSAGKQDNSVLPDKSQFNQEGFSATYKDAKFFVIKSYSEDDVHKSIKYNVWASTPNGNKKLDAGYREAQEKSSECPVFLFFSVNTSGQFVGVAEMVGPVDFDKTVDYWQQDKWNGCFSIKWHIVKDIPNNILKHITLDNNDNKPVTNSRDTQEVKLEQGLQMLKIFKEHVSKTSILDDFAFYENRQKLMQEKRAKQQPLQGQGVDEKEKSAVNGNSAAQKQTPSKESTTPAAGEEPNASKPTTAESGGASAN
- the LOC109755477 gene encoding YTH domain-containing protein ECT4 isoform X1, whose amino-acid sequence is MGREAVLEPGPLNLAKTPLWLRLWPPPLPSSPPPLAASRESVAAILVALSSSPSPPAPAPAPSPRVYPPLPPVLAPAHPTSNPPPPAFHLAGTSRPPPRPRPWPPVLEPSGMVYGSANAGNAQGAGLHVGMQKLSLEGKKDAAGADAAKPSGMQYGSANTGNSQTVEPHVDRSITPLLQEAMDPNFFYQPNGYPSPAYYYPSGYDGSTNEWDTRYAGHEGMEVPQQSVYGDMYHGYGYAPYGPYPSGSPVPTVGHDGQSYGTQQYQYPGQYYQQPAPTNAMHGVNSANPQSELPSAAAHQAHATVVSAKVTTGTASGIANAASSLPRKQTHHHVSVTNSGSYGRGPSQGGPSASNFGHTGHRSPAQWYDGPVYSNGHQRSIASSTSYGSNSSSAKNQSHRPTTNLMGMHMHGPSSGMGLTSPSYSSRMYPDSRLYGQYGQYGNTLKAGLGFGSNVYNSRNNGQWGVVDTVKYKPRNRATFGFGSENQDGFTELNRGPRSGGFRHQKPFGPTVTIAVKGQVLPSAGKQDNSVLPDKSQFNQEGFSATYKDAKFFVIKSYSEDDVHKSIKYNVWASTPNGNKKLDAGYREAQEKSSECPVFLFFSVNTSGQFVGVAEMVGPVDFDKTVDYWQQDKWNGCFSIKWHIVKDIPNNILKHITLDNNDNKPVTNSRDTQEVKLEQGLQMLKIFKEHVSKTSILDDFAFYENRQKLMQEKRAKQQPLQGQGVDEKEKSAVNGNSAAQKQTPSKESTTPAAGEEPNASKPTTAESGGASAN